In Labrus bergylta chromosome 6, fLabBer1.1, whole genome shotgun sequence, the following proteins share a genomic window:
- the lpla gene encoding lipoprotein lipase gives MGKENLSFLTVWIFLGKILATFSSDPELTTTADFVNSTVTATPLFTTTEWITDYSDIQSKFSLRTADIPDEDMCYIVAGQPETIEECEFNSETQTFILIHGWTVTGMFESWVPKLVSALYGREPTANVIVVDWLTRASQHYPTSAAYTKLVGRDIAKFVNWIQKELQLPWERIHLLGYSLGAHAAGVAGDLTDHKISRITGLDPAGPTFEHADNQNTLSRDDAQFVDVLHTNTRGSPDRSIGIQRSVGHIDIYPNGGTFQPGCDIQNTLLGIASAGLKGLQNMDQLVKCSHERSIHLFIDSLLNTQQQSMAYRCTSKEAFNKGLCLSCRKNRCNKLGYNINKVRMTRSPKMYLKTRGMMPYKVFHYQVKAHFFSEDPLSFTEQPMKISLFGTHGEKEDIPFVLPVLNSNTTLSFLITTDVDIGELMIVKLRWEKDAILSWTDFWSSSQFHLRKLRIKSGEYQSKVIFSAKEEEFAYLVRGGDGGIFVKSKEDIQSRKEKQMHKLKMQGSSFGQNEP, from the exons ATGGGAAAAGAAAATTTGAGCTTTTTGACTGTATGGATATTTTTGGGAAAAATCTTGGCAACTTTTTCTTCTGACCCTGAACTCACCACAACTGCTGATTTTG TAAACAGCACAGTCACTGCTACTCCGCTGTTCACCACCACCGAATGGATCACAGACTACAGTGACATCCAGTCCAAGTTCTCCCTGCGCACTGCAGACATCCCAGATGAAGACATGTGCTACATTGTGGCTGGCCAGCCTGAAACCATCGAAGAATGTGAATTCAACTCAGAAACACAGACCTTCATTCTGATACACGGCTGGACG GTAACAGGGATGTTCGAGAGCTGGGTTCCCAAGCTGGTGTCTGCTCTCTACGGTCGTGAGCCCACTGCCAATGTGATCGTGGTGGACTGGCTGACCCGTGCCAGCCAGCACTACCCCACCTCTGCAGCCTACACCAAACTAGTGGGCCGTGACATCGCCAAGTTTGTCAACTGGATACAA AAAGAGCTGCAGCTGCCATGGGAGAGGATTCATCTGCTGGGTTACAGTTTGGGAGCACATGCGGCTGGAGTTGCAGGAGACCTCACCGACCATAAAATCAGCAGGATTACAG GTCTGGATCCGGCTGGTCCTACCTTCGAGCACGCAGACAACCAAAACACCCTGTCCCGAGACGACGCCCAGTTTGTGGACGTCCTGCACACCAACACCAGGGGCTCCCCAGATCGCAGCATCGGTATCCAAAGATCTGTGGGCCACATCGACATTTACCCCAATGGAGGAACTTTCCAGCCGGGCTGTGACATCCAGAATACCTTACTGGGAATTGCATCTGCAGGCCTAAAGGGCCTCCAAA ATATGGACCAGCTTGTAAAATGTTCCCACGAGCGCTCCATCCACCTGTTCATCGACTCCCTGCTCAACACGCAGCAGCAGAGCATGGCTTACCGATGCACCTCCAAAGAGGCCTTTAACAAGGGACTGTGTCtgagctgcaggaagaaccgCTGCAACAAACTCGGATACAACATCAACAAGGTCCGCATGACCCGCAGCCCCAAGATGTACCTCAAGACACGTGGTATGATGCCCTACAAAg TTTTTCACTATCAGGTGAAGGCGCATTTCTTCAGCGAGGACCCACTGAGCTTCACAGAGCAGCCAATGAAGATTTCTCTTTTTGGAACCCATGGAGAGAAGGAGGACATTCCCTTCGTCCT GCCGGTCTTGAACAGTAACACCACTTTGTCCTTCCTCATCACCACTGATGTGGACATTGGAGAACTAATGATCGTGAAGCTCCGCTGGGAGAAAGACGCTATCTTAAGCTGGACAGACTTTTGGAGTAGCAGCCAGTTCCACCTCCGGAAACTGCGCATCAAATCTGGGGAGTACCAGTCCAA GGTGATCTTCAGTGCAAAGGAGGAAGAGTTTGCCTACCTCGTCAGAGGAGGAGACGGTGGAATCTTTGTTAAGTCAAAGGAGGACATACAGAGCCGTAAAGAGAAACA GATGCACAAACTGAAAATGCAAGGCAGCTCATTTGGGCAGAACGAGCCTTGA
- the LOC109987784 gene encoding lipoprotein lipase has translation MKAWRVRFLYFMVLNAAVQYVTSLEEELANSISGSFLDPLRDLFDPKDDKNQTTAKFSLRKPSHPDDDLCYIFPGNPDSLTACTFNSTSKTFLVIHGWTVSGLFESWVAKLVSALYEREQTANVIVVDWLYSAQNHYGVAAQNTKAVGQEVARFIDWIKETTNMPLENLHLIGYSLGAHVAGFAGSHATNKVGRITGLDPAGPDFEGEHAHGRLSPDDADFVDVLHTFTRGTLGFSIGIQQPVGHVDIYPNGGSYQPGCNLRGALKKIANLGIFAITDAVKCEHERSIHLFIDSLLNEQEAGKAYRCSNSDTFNRGMCLSCRKSRCNTVGYGISKVRRARNVQMFTNTRASMPFRVYHYQLKIHFLSNVDRSEMEPSLTVSLYGTKAEADNLELKLKEKIATNKTQSFLLATEKDIGDLLMLKFKWEETNGWSASNMLKMVSSLWSGDSENTDVKVHKIRIRAGETQKKMVFCVKDTKAQDLRSQEVTFVKCKDSWRSNSKRSTKRITLENH, from the exons ATGAAAGCGTGGCGAGTTCGGTTTCTGTACTTTATGGTGTTGAACGCTGCTGTGCAATATGTGACGTCCCTGGAAGAAGAGCTCGCCAATTCTATTTCTG GTAGCTTCCTCGACCCTCTGAGGGACCTGTTTGACCCTAAGGATGACAAAAATCAAACTACTGCCAAATTCTCCCTCCGTAAACCATCCCATCCTGACGATGACCTGTGCTACATTTTTCCTGGTAACCCTGACTCCCTGACTGCCTGCACCTTCAACAGCACCTCCAAAACCTTTCTAGTGATCCATGGATGGACG GTTAGCGGCTTGTTTGAAAGCTGGGTGGCTAAGCTTGTGTCAGCGCTGTATGAGCGAGAGCAGACGGCTAACGTGATCGTGGTGGACTGGCTCTACTCGGCACAGAACCACTATGGGGTGGCAGCTCAGAACACCAAAGCAGTGGGACAGGAGGTCGCTCGCTTCATCGATTGGATCAAG GAAACAACCAATATGCCTCTTGAGAACCTCCACCTGATCGGCTACAGCCTTGGGGCTCATGTGGCAGGATTTGCTGGAAGCCATGCAACCAATAAAGTTGGAAGAATAACTG GCCTGGACCCAGCCGGTCCTGACTTTGAGGGGGAGCATGCCCACGGGCGTCTCTCCCCAGATGACGCTGATTTTGTGGACGTGCTCCACACCTTTACACGGGGCACGCTGGGTTTCAGCATCGGGATCCAGCAGCCTGTCGGCCATGTTGACATTTACCCCAATGGAGGCAGCTACCAGCCGGGATGTAACCTCAGGGGAGCCTTGAAGAAGATCGCTAACCTTGGGATTTTTG CTATCACAGACGCAGTGAAATGTGAACACGAGCGCTCCATCCACCTCTTCATCGACTCGCTGCTGAACGAGCAGGAAGCAGGAAAGGCATACAGATGCAGCAACAGCGACACATTCAATCGTGGCATGTGTCTCAGTTGTCGAAAAAGCCGCTGCAACACGGTCGGCTACGGCATCAGCAAGGTCCGCAGGGCGCGCAACGTTCAGATGTTCACTAACACGCGAGCCTCCATGCCTTTCAGAG TTTACCACTATCAGCTGAAGATCCACTTCCTCAGTAACGTTGACCGTTCAGAGATGGAGCCCTCGCTCACCGTCTCGCTGTACGGGACAAAAGCAGAGGCCGACAACCTGGAGCTGAAACT AAAGGAGAAAATCGCAACAAATAAGACACAGTCCTTCCTCCTGGCAACGGAGAAAGATATTGGAGATCTCTTGATGCTGAAGTTTAAATGGGAGGAGACAAACGGGTGGTCAGCCTCCAACATGTTGAAGATGGTTTCTTCTTTGTGGTCGGGTGACTCAGAAAACACTGACGTAAAGGTTCACAAAATCCGCATCAGAGCTGGAGAGACTCAAAAGAA gatGGTGTTCTGTGTAAAAGACACTAAAGCTCAGGACTTGAGGTCACAAGAGGTcacatttgtaaaatgtaagGATTCATGGAGGTCAAACTCAAAAAGATCTACAAAAAG AATCACTCTGGAGAACCACTGA